The following coding sequences lie in one Aquabacterium sp. A3 genomic window:
- a CDS encoding conjugal transfer protein TraH, whose amino-acid sequence MIQTPTPTAPLWRRLVATLMAVLVIASPLPLHAGDLNAEVNSMFNNLGAIGNYTAPGAFRGQTMNTYTGGSLFMRSPNKVYQLAAIQFPSAKAGCGGIDVFGGSFSHISATEFKNMLKNITAALPGIAFQLALEAVSPLLGGLSKWAKGLETWINNARINSCETAKAIVSTAAEATGYSSQETCADLAIEMGMESDRDAARRRCASDRPSILASARTSGDANVRNKAPFVGNLTWKALKYTGVSLDDQERELIMSMVGTVIYHPEEAARDPEPIAATLTSISQLLYGQSAGAGVNVTQHLLKCNDYVNCDAVTLNTTYTHTPFTAKVEALMRSIAEKIATRTAIPNNSAEVGFVNQTTEPVYKMLSVGATIPGSGLADSLIAQYRDVIAADYAYVFLERNLRVGLAALDKDYQLQKTQREQAVQIRQRALVMLQQLSQEKNLLYQKVGSYRAVSSHLEQLERQLRSSMPQHVMDMLGQQAAYMAR is encoded by the coding sequence ATGATTCAGACACCCACGCCGACGGCACCACTCTGGAGACGACTAGTCGCCACCCTGATGGCCGTGCTGGTCATCGCATCGCCGCTGCCTCTGCACGCCGGGGACCTCAATGCCGAAGTGAACAGCATGTTCAACAACCTGGGGGCCATTGGCAACTACACCGCACCTGGCGCCTTCCGTGGTCAGACCATGAACACCTACACCGGCGGCAGTCTGTTCATGCGCTCCCCCAACAAGGTGTACCAACTCGCCGCCATTCAGTTCCCCAGCGCCAAGGCGGGCTGCGGTGGCATCGATGTGTTCGGCGGATCGTTCTCGCACATCTCGGCCACCGAGTTCAAGAACATGCTCAAGAACATCACCGCTGCCCTACCGGGCATCGCCTTTCAACTTGCACTGGAAGCCGTCTCACCACTCCTGGGTGGCTTGAGCAAATGGGCCAAGGGTCTGGAGACCTGGATCAACAACGCCCGCATCAACTCCTGCGAAACAGCCAAAGCCATCGTCAGCACGGCGGCCGAGGCCACGGGGTACAGCTCGCAGGAGACCTGCGCCGACCTCGCCATCGAGATGGGCATGGAAAGCGACCGTGACGCTGCACGCAGGCGTTGCGCTTCCGACCGGCCCAGCATCCTCGCTTCGGCCCGCACCTCAGGCGATGCCAACGTGCGCAACAAGGCGCCCTTCGTGGGCAACCTGACCTGGAAGGCCCTGAAGTACACCGGGGTCTCCCTGGACGATCAGGAGCGTGAACTGATCATGAGCATGGTGGGCACCGTCATCTACCACCCGGAAGAAGCCGCCCGCGACCCGGAACCCATCGCCGCCACACTCACCTCGATCAGCCAGTTGCTCTATGGGCAAAGTGCTGGCGCTGGCGTGAACGTCACCCAGCACCTGCTCAAGTGCAATGACTACGTGAACTGTGATGCCGTGACCCTCAACACCACCTACACACACACGCCATTCACTGCCAAAGTCGAGGCACTGATGCGCTCCATCGCGGAAAAAATCGCCACCCGGACCGCCATTCCCAACAACTCGGCAGAAGTCGGCTTCGTCAACCAGACCACCGAACCGGTCTACAAAATGCTGTCGGTGGGCGCAACCATCCCAGGATCGGGCCTGGCAGACAGCCTCATCGCCCAATACCGCGACGTGATCGCAGCGGACTATGCCTATGTGTTCCTGGAGCGCAATCTGCGCGTCGGCTTGGCTGCGCTCGACAAGGACTATCAACTGCAAAAGACACAGCGCGAACAGGCGGTCCAGATTCGTCAACGCGCCCTGGTCATGCTGCAGCAACTCTCTCAAGAGAAGAACCTCCTGTATCAGAAGGTCGGCTCTTACCGAGCTGTCTCCAGCCACCTGGAACAGTTGGAGCGGCAATTGCGATCCAGCATGCCGCAGCACGTGATGGACATGCTTGGGCAGCAGGCTGCTTACATGGCTCGTTGA